A genomic region of Clarias gariepinus isolate MV-2021 ecotype Netherlands chromosome 23, CGAR_prim_01v2, whole genome shotgun sequence contains the following coding sequences:
- the LOC128511306 gene encoding myosin heavy chain, fast skeletal muscle-like, with amino-acid sequence MGDGEMECFGPAAVFLRKPERERIESQNKPFDAKTAYFVSEPSEMYLKGVLQSKEGGKATVKTLCGKTLTVKENEIFPMNPPKYDKIEDMAMMTHLNEPAVLYNLKERYAAWMIYTYSGLFCVTVNPYKWLPVYDAVVVTAYRGKKRVEAPPHIFSISDNAYQFMLTDRENQSILITGESGAGKTVNTKRVIQYFATIAVSGQKKSDPVPGKIKGSLEDQIIAANPLLEAYGNAKTVRNDNSSRFGKFIRIHFGTTGKLASADIETYLLEKSRVTFQLSAERSYHIFYQLMTGHKPELLEALLITTNPYDYPMISQGEITVKSINDVEEFIATDTAIDILGFTADEKINIYKLTGAVTHHGNMKFKQKQREEQAEPDGTEVADKIAYLLGLNSADMLKALCYPRVKVGNEFVTKGQTVPQVNNAVMALCKSIYEKMFLWMVVRINEMLDTKQPRQFFIGVLDIAGFEIFDFNSLEQLCINFTNEKLQQFFNHHMFVLEQEEYKKEGIEWEFIDFGMDLAACIELIEKPMGIFSILEEECMFPKATDTSFKNKLHDQHLGKSAAFQKPKPAKGKAEAHFSLVHYAGTVDYNIVGWLDKNKDPLNDSVVQLYQKSANKLLCLLYAAHASSDADTGGKKAGKKKGGSFQTVSALFRENLGKLMTNLRSTHPHFVRCLIPNESKTPGLMENFLVIHQLRCNGVLEGIRICRKGFPSRILYGDFKQRYKVLNASVIPEGQFIDNKKASEKLLGSIDVDHTQYKFGHTKVFFKAGLLGLLEEMRDDKLAMLVTMTQALCRGFLMRKEFVKMMERRESIFSIQYNIRSFMNVKHWPWMKLYFKIKPLLKSAETEKEMAAMKDNFEKMKEDLAKALAKKKELEEKMVSLLQEKNDLQLQVTSETENLADAEERCEGLIKNKIQLEAKLKETNERLEDEEEINAELTAKKRKLEDECSELKKDIDDLELTLAKVEKEKHATENKVKNLTEEMTSQDEAIVKLTKDKKALQEAHQQTLDDLQAEEDKVNTLTKAKSKLEQQVDDLEGSLEQEKKLRMDLERAKRKLEGDLKLAQESIMDLENDKQQSEEKIKKKDFEVSQLLGKIEDEQSLGAQLQKKIKELQARIEELEEEIEAERAARAKVEKQRADLSRELEEISERLEEAGGATAAQIEMNKKREAEFQKLRRDLEESTLQHEATAAALRKKQADSVAELGEQIDNLQRVKQKLEKEKSEYKMEIDDLASNLEAVAKSKSNLEKMCRTLEDQVGELKTRNDEHTRQLNDLNAQKARLQTENGEFGRQVEEKEGLVSQLTRGKQAYTQQIEELKRQIEEEVKAKNALAHAVQSARHDCDLLREQFEEEQEAKAELQRSMSKANSEVAQWRTKYETDAIQRTEELEEAKKKLAQRLQEAEETIEAVNSKCASLEKTKQRLQGEVEDLMIDVERANGLAANLDKKQRNFDKVLAEWKQKYEESQAELEGAQKEARSLSTELFKMKNSYEEALDHLETLKRENKNLQQEIADLTEQLGETGKTIHELEKAKKTVESEKSEIQTALEEAEGTLEHEESKILRIQLELTQVKSEIDRKLAEKDEEIEQIKRNSQRVIESMQTTLDSEIRSRNDALRVKKKMEGDLNEMEIQLSHANRQAAEAQKQLRNVQGQLKDAQLHLDEALRGQEEMKEQVAMVERRNNLMLAEIEELRAALEQTERGRKVAEQELVDASERVALLHSQNTSLINTKKKLEADLVQIQGEVEDIVQEARNAEEKAKKAITDAAMMAEELKKEQDTSAHLERMKKNLEVTVKDLQHRLDEAENLAMKGGKKQLQKLEARVRELESEVEAEQRRGADAVKGVRKYERRVKELTYQTEEDKKNVNRLQDLVDKLQLKVKAYKRQAEEAEEQANTHLSRFRKVQHELEEAQERADIAESQVNKLRAKSRDIGKGKEAE; translated from the exons ATGGGAGATGGAGAAATGGAGTGTTTTGGCCCGGCAGCCGTCTTTCTCCGGAAGCCAGAAAGAGAGAGGATCGAGTCTCAGAATAAACCTTTTGATGCCAAAACAGCATACTTTGTTTCTGAGCCTAGTGAAATGTACCTCAAAGGGGTTCTGCAAAGCAAAGAGGGTGGCAAAGCCACAGTCAAAACTTTATGTGGGAAA acTCTCACAGTTAAGGAGAATGAAATTTTCCCAATGAACCCCCCCAAATATGACAAGATTGAGGACATGGCCATGATGACCCATCTCAACGAAcctgctgtactgtataacCTCAAAGAGCGTTACGCAGCATGGATGATCTAC ACCTACTCAGGGTTGTTCTGCGTCACTGTGAACCCCTACAAGTGGCTCCCAGTGTACgatgctgttgttgttactgcATACAGAGGAAAGAAGAGAGTTGAAGCCCCACCTCACATCTTCTCCATCTCTGATAACGCCTATCAGTTCATGCTTACTG ACAGGGAAAACCAATCTATTCTGATCAC TGGAGAATCCGGTGCAGGAAAGACTGTGAACACTAAACGTGTAATCCAGTACTTTGCGACAATCGCAGTATCTGGACAGAAGAAGTCAGATCCTGTTCCTGGCAAAATTAAG GGGTCGCTGGAGGACCAAATCATCGCAGCAAACCCCCTACTAGAGGCTTATGGTAATGCCAAGACTGTGAGGAATGACAACTCATCACGTTTT GGCAAATTTATTAGAATCCATTTCGGGACCACAGGAAAGCTGGCCTCTGCTGACATTGAAACAT ATCTACTGGAAAAGTCAAGAGTTACTTTCCAGCTGTCTGCTGAGAGAAGCTACCACATTTTCTACCAGCTCATGACTGGACACAAACCAGAACTGCTTG aggcactgctcatcaccaCCAACCCTTATGACTACCCGATGATCAGCCAGGGTGAAATCACAGTCAAGAGCATAAATGATGTGGAGGAGTTCATTGCCACAGAT ACGGCTATTGATATCCTCGGTTTCACCGCTGATGAGAAAATCAACATCTACAAGCTGACCGGTGCTGTAACACATCATGGCAACATGAAGTTCAAGCAGAAGCAGAGGGAGGAGCAGGCTGAGCCTGATGGCACTGAGG TTGCTGATAAAATCGCCTACCTTCTGGGCCTGAACTCAGCAGACATGCTAAAAGCTTTGTGCTACCCCAGAGTCAAAGTTGGAAATGAGTTTGTGACCAAAGGCCAGACTGTACCACAG GTAAACAATGCTGTCATGGCCCTCTGCAAGTCCATCTATGAGAAAATGTTCTTGTGGATGGTTGTGCGTATCAATGAGATGTTGGACACAAAGCAACCAAGACAGTTCTTCATTGGTGTGCTGGACATTGCTGGATTCGAGATCTTCGAT TTCAACAGCTTGGAGCAGCTCTGCATTAACTTCACAAATGAGAAACTGCAACAGTTTTTCAACCACCACATGTTCGTGCTGGAACAAGAAGAGTACAAAAAAGAAGGTATTGAGTGGGAGTTTATTGACTTCGGTATGGACTTGGCTGCCTGCATTGAGCTCATTGAGAag ccAATGGGCATCTTCTCCATCCTTGAAGAGGAGTGCATGTTCCCCAAGGCCACAGACACATCCTTCAAAAACAAGCTTCATGACCAGCACCTTGGAAAAAGTGCTGCCTTCCAGAAGCCAAAGCCTGCCAAAGGCAAAGCTGAGGCTCACTTCTCTCTGGTGCACTACGCCGGCACTGTGGACTACAATATTGTCGGCTGGTTGGACAAGAACAAGGATCCACTGAATGACTCTGTGGTGCAGCTTTACCAGAAATCAGCAAACAAACTTTTGTGCCTCCTGTATGCAGCCCATGCCTCTTCTGACG CTGATACTGGTGGAAAGAAGGCTGGAAAAAAGAAGGGTGGTTCCTTCCAGACAGTGTCTGCTCTGTTTAGG GAAAACTTGGGCAAACTAATGACCAATTTGAGGAGCACTCACCCTCACTTTGTACGTTGCTTAATTCCCAATGAGTCTAAGACTCCAG GGTTGATGGAGAACTTCCTGGTCATCCACCAGCTGAGGTGTAATGGTGTGCTGGAGGGAATCAGAATCTGCAGAAAGGGATTCCCCAGCAGAATCCTCTATGGTGACTTCAAGCAgag ATACAAAGTCTTGAATGCCAGTGTCATCCCAGAGGGACAGTTCATTGACAACAAGAAAGCTTCAGAGAAACTCTTGGGCTCCATTGATGTGGACCACACCCAGtataagtttggacacaccaaa GTGTTCTTCAAAGCTGGTCTTCTGGGTCTTCTTGAAGAGATGCGTGATGACAAGCTAGCTATGCTAGTGACAATGACTCAGGCTTTATGCCGCGGTTTTCTTATGAGAAAAGAGTTTGTCAAGATGATGGAGAGAAG AGAGTCCATCTTCAGTATTCAATACAACATTCGCTCATTCATGAATGTGAAACACTGGCCATGGATGAAGCTGTACTTTAAGATCAAACCCCTTCTCAAGAGTGCAGAGACTGAGAAGGAAATGGCTGCCATGAAGGACAACTTTGAGAAAATGAAGGAGGACTTGGCAAAGGCACTGGCCAAGAAAAAAGAACTTGAAGAGAAAATGGTGTCCCTACTGCAGGAGAAAAATGATCTGCAACTTCAAGTAACATCT GAAACTGAGAACCTTGCTGATGCTGAGGAAAGGTGTGAGGGGCTCATCAAGAACAAGATCCAGCTTGAAGCTAAACTCAAAGAGACAAATGAGAGACTAGAAGATGAGGAGGAAATTAATGCTGAGCTGACTGCAAAgaagaggaaactggaggatgAGTGCTCTGAGCTGAAGAAGGATATTGATGACCTGGAGCTCACCTTGGCcaaagtggaaaaagaaaaacatgccaCAGAGAACAAG GTAAAAAACCTTACTGAAGAGATGACTTCCCAAGATGAAGCAATTGTTAAATTAACCAAAGACAAAAAAGCCCTCCAAGAGGCACACCAGCAGACTCTGGATGATCTTCAGGCAGAGGAAGACAAAGTCAACACCCTGACCAAAGCCAAGTCCAAATTGGAACAACAAGTTGATGAT CTTGAGGGTTCTCTGGAACAAGAGAAGAAGCTTCGTATGGACCTTGAGAGAGCCAAGAGAAAGCTTGAGGGTGACTTGAAATTGGCCCAAGAGTCCATAATGGACCTGGAAAATGACAAGCAGCAGTCTGAGGAGAAAATCAAAAA aAAAGATTTTGAAGTTAGTCAACTTCTTGGAAAAATTGAGGATGAACAGTCTTTGGGAGCACAACTGCAAAAGAAGATCAAGGAACTCCAG GCTCGCATTGAGGAGCTGGAAGAGGAAATTGAGGCTGAACGTGCAGCTCGGGCTAAAGTTGAGAAGCAGAGAGCTGATCTCTCCAGGGAACTTGAGGAGATCAGTGAGAGGCTTGAGGAAGCTGGAGGTGCCACTGCTGCTCAGATTGAGATGAACAAGAAGCGTGAGGCCGAGTTCCAGAAACTGCGTCGTGATCTGGAAGAGTCCACTCTGCAGCATGAAGCCACGGCTGCTGCACTGCGCAAGAAACAAGCTGATAGTGTTGCGGAGCTTGGAGAGCAGATCGACAACCTTCAGCGTGTCAAACAGAAGCTGGAGAAGGAAAAGAGTGAATATAAAATGGAGATTGATGACCTGGCGAGTAACTTGGAGGCTGTTGCAAAATCAAAG TCTAATCTGGAGAAGATGTGCCGTACATTAGAGGACCAAGTAGGCGAGCTAAAAACCAGGAATGATGAACACACTCGTCAACTTAATGACTTAAATGCACAAAAAGCACGGCTCCAGACTGAAAATG GTGAGTTTGGACGCCAAGTAGAGGAGAAAGAAGGTCTTGTCTCTCAACTGACCAGAGGCAAACAGGCCTACACTCAACAGATTGAGGAGCTAAAAAGACAGATTGAAGAAGAAGTAAAG GCAAAGAACGCCCTGGCTCATGCTGTCCAATCAGCTCGTCATGACTGTGATCTACTCAGAGAGCAGTTTGAGGAAGAGCAGGAGGCCAAGGCTGAGCTTCAGCGCTCAATGTCCAAGGCCAACAGTGAAGTAGCTCAGTGGAGAACCAAATATGAGACTGATGCCATCCAGCGTACTGAGGAGCTTGAGGAGGCCAA GAAAAAGCTTGCTCAGCGACTCCAAGAAGCAGAGGAGACCATTGAAGCTGTAAACTCCAAATGTGCTTCTCTGGAAAAGACCAAGCAGCGGCTACAAGGTGAAGTGGAGGACCTCATGATTGATGTGGAGAGAGCCAATGGTCTTGCCGCCAACCTTGACAAAAAGCAGAGAAACTTTGACAAG GTTTTGGCAGAATGGAAGCAAAAGTATGAAGAAAGTCAGGCAGAACTAGAAGGAGCTCAGAAAGAGGCTCGCTCTCTCAGCACTGAACTCTTTAAGATGAAGAACTCATATGAGGAAGCTCTTGACCATCTGGAGACTctaaagagagagaataaaaatctGCAAC AGGAGATCGCTGACCTGACTGAACAACTTGGTGAAACTGGAAAGACAATTCATGAGTTGGAGAAGGCGAAGAAGACAGTGGAGTCAGAAAAATCAGAAATCCAAACTGCCTTGGAAGAGGCTGag GGCACACTTGAGCATGAGGAATCCAAGATCCTTCGTATTCAACTGGAGCTCACACAAGTGAAAAGTGAAATAGATAGGAAACTGGCAGAGAAGGACGAGGAAATTGAGCAGATTAAAAGGAACAGCCAGAGGGTGATTGAGTCCATGCAGACCACTCTGGATTCCGAAATTAGAAGCAGGAATGATGCTTTGAGGGTCAAGAAGAAGATGGAGGGAGATCTCAATGAGATGGAGATTCAGTTAAGCCATGCCAACCGCCAGGCTGCTGAGGCCCAGAAACAGCTCAGGAATGTTCAAGGACAACTCAAG GATGCCCAACTGCACCTTGATGAGGCTCTCAGAGGACAAGAAGAAATGAAAGAGCAGGTGGCCATGGTGGAGCGCAGGAATAACCTGATGCTGGCAGAGATTGAGGAACTGAGAGCTGCACTggagcagacagagagaggacgCAAAGTGGCTGAACAGGAGCTGGTCGATGCCAGTGAACGTGTAGCACTGCTGCACTCTCAG AACACCAGCCTTATAAATACGAAGAAGAAACTTGAGGCAGATCTTGTTCAAATCCAAGGTGAGGTGGAGGACATAGTACAGGAGGCACGAAATGCTGAAGAGAAGGCAAAAAAGGCTATCACAGAT GCTGCCATGATGGCAGAGGAGTTAAAAAAGGAGCAAGACACCAGTGCCCATTTGGAAAGAATGAAGAAAAACCTTGAAGTTACTGTAAAAGATCTGCAGCATCGCCTGGATGAGGCAGAAAACCTTGCAATGAAGGGTGGAAAGAAACAGCTCCAGAAACTGGAAGCTAGG GTCCGTGAGCTAGAGAGTGAAGTTGAAGCTGAGCAGAGACGTGGTGCTGATGCTGTTAAAGGAGTCCGTAAATATGAGAGGAGAGTGAAGGAGCTCACCTACCAG aCTGAGGAGGACAAGAAGAATGTGAATAGACTGCAGGATCTAGTGGACAAACTGCAGCTGAAAGTGAAGGCCTACAAGAGACAAGCTGAAGAAGCT GAGGAGCAGGCCAACACTCACCTGTCCAGGTTTAGGAAAGTGCAGCATGAGCTGGAGGAAGCTCAGGAGCGTGCTGACATTGCTGAGTCCCAGGTCAACAAGTTAAGAGCCAAGAGCAGAGATATTGGAAAG GGCAAGGAGGCAGAATGA